The genomic region GAGGCCACTCTCCAGATAATCCTGGGGGTCCAGCCTCCAGGAGACCGCGAAGTGGGGTGGTTCTGTCTGTTTTCAAGTAACCTCGGGAGGCGTGGCCAATCTTAGGAGACCTCAAGGTTTGTTGGCCTCCAGGGGTCTTCAGGGTACATGGCCCATCTCCTGGGGAAGTCGAGGGAGGAGGGAGATCCACTGTCCAGGAGAGGTGGGGGCTTGATCAGTCTCCCGGAACTGGCAGTCTATGAGGACCCCAGGAAGGGCAGCCAGGGGTCAAAGACCACAGAAGACCTGGTCAGCCTGCAGGGTACCGCAGGAGGCGTGGCCAGTCTCCAGTCACGTGGTCCGTTTCCAAGAGACCGCAGAGCACTCGGCCAGCCGCCAAGCACCCAAACCAACTGCGCCCCGGGCTAGACGCGCAGCGGGGTCCAAGCGGCCGGGTCGCGCGCGCCTCCGGCCCAGCCGCCGCCTcccgcccagccccagccccagccgccGGGTGCGGGGTCCGGCGCGCCGGGTGCACGGTAGCAGTAGACGCCAAAGAGCCGGCGCGTGGCGTCTGGGAAGCCCAGGCTGCGAACGCCCGGCCGGCGGCCGCCGCAGCGCGCGCGCGGATTCACGATGGGGTAGCGCGCGCTCCCGTCGGCCAGCCAGCCCGCGGTGCAGCGGTCCAGCAGCTGCAGCTTCCACGCAGCGAACAGCTGTCCCACCTTGGCCACGGCCGCGCCGCGCGCCGCGCACGCACGCGCTGCTCCCGAGAAGGGCACAGGCCGCAGCGGCTTCAGGAAGAACACACGTCCTGCAGTGGAGTGGGGGAGAGTGGTTAAGGCCACTCCCGGCAGACGGCCTCCTCCGGGTTCAGAACGCTTCCCACCCCCGACATGCCTGCCACCCAGAACCCCAGCCACAGGATTCAGGAACACCCTCTCTCCTGCAGTCCTGGACCCCAGCCGTGTCCAGGATAGTGTTGGTGCCAGGCGATGCGTGATTGCTGCGCCATGGCAGTCCGGGGGTGGGATATCGTGTTCTGGACCTCCGAGGACCAGAGTAGATAGACGGGTTAAGAGCAGGAAACTGAGAGGGTGGGAAAGAGACTGAGAGGGAGGGGGACTGGGGACAGGGTTCTATGGGGGTGGGGCCTCACCGGCGGGGCGGACCCCGAGCCTGTGGAGGGCGGGGTCTCCTTCCTAGGGGCGGGGCCTACACACCCGGGAGGTTGGACGTGAAGCAGAAGGCATCGTAGCGTTCTTCGGCATTGTGGCGGTAGCCGTAGTTGCGCACGCCCCCGGAGGCGGTGCCGCCGCCGGTCCCGGCGCTCCCGGCTCCGCCCAGGCCGCCGCAAGGCTCCCGGGGCTGGCTCACCGGGTACTGCACGGACCCGTCTCGAAGCCAGCCTGCGTTGCACCAGTCCAGGCCGTCGCGCCAGGCCGCGTGCAGCTGCTCTGCCGACGCCAGGATGCCGTCCTGCTCAGCGCAGGCGCGCTGCGCCTCCGTGAAGGTCAGCTTGTAGCGGCCTCCACGGGGGTGGTAAGGGAAGACAACTCCTAGGAGGACATACGTAGGGGGTTCAGCTGGGGAATCCCAGCCCACCCCTACCCACCTAACATTTGGGGTGCTGCGTGACTCTTCAACCTAGACTTTCCACTCCATCCCTCACTCTGGACTTAGACCTGATCACGCTATTCGCTATTCGCAACCTCACAACCCCTTGTGATTCCCTTTGCCTTAAGTCTGGGATTCATTTGACCCTCCCTCTTAAGTTACTTAATCTTAATTATTCCCTTTCCACCACGGGAGATCTGTTTATGTACTTCCCATTTCTTCCATCTGctgaactcctattcatccttcaaaacccagcccCCACAACCTTTCTCCCTTCAATCTTCACTGCTTCTGACATTCCCCCAGTACTGGGAGCTTCACGCTGGCCAAGCCCTGAGCTGATGGAGCTGGGAATGTTTGTGTCCAGTGCTGACTC from Mustela erminea isolate mMusErm1 chromosome 1, mMusErm1.Pri, whole genome shotgun sequence harbors:
- the HAPLN4 gene encoding hyaluronan and proteoglycan link protein 4, with translation MVCPRAALGPGALWAAAWGVLLLTVPAGAQRGRKKVVHVLEGESGSVVVQTAPGQVVSHRGGTIVLPCRYHYEAAAHDHDGVRLKWTKVVDPLAFADVFVALGPQHRAFGSYRGRAELQGDGPGDASLVLRNVTLQDYGRYECEVTNELEDDTGMVKLDLEGVVFPYHPRGGRYKLTFTEAQRACAEQDGILASAEQLHAAWRDGLDWCNAGWLRDGSVQYPVSQPREPCGGLGGAGSAGTGGGTASGGVRNYGYRHNAEERYDAFCFTSNLPGRVFFLKPLRPVPFSGAARACAARGAAVAKVGQLFAAWKLQLLDRCTAGWLADGSARYPIVNPRARCGGRRPGVRSLGFPDATRRLFGVYCYRAPGAPDPAPGGWGWGWAGGGGWAGGARDPAAWTPLRV